A portion of the Anaerolineae bacterium genome contains these proteins:
- a CDS encoding ATP-binding protein → MYIQRKLKKTFQACIRQFPAVLITGPRQSGKTTFLQHEMKNVAYVTFDDPLNRDFALQDANGFLDQFNGKTVILDEIQYVPEILQYIKIRIDKNRNPGTWIMTGSQQFHLMKNVSETLAGRIAILELPPFCLNEGNGRARRLEDILWTGLFPEPVCYPQKRDLWVKSYIQTYLERDIRQFENIRNFRSFEMFVNLCAAFHSQEFHPADLARDCGVSQPTIKSWTKILEASYLSIMLPPFFKNLGKRLVKTSRFYFNDPSLVCYLTRQPSAQAALSGSMGGALFEGLIISEVWKAFFNCGKRPSAFFWRSQGGLEVDLIIQAKGKLWPIEIKLTSTPSFNHVKGLNRFKEIAGNDASQQGVIVCRIDKTRNLPGENIALPWSVFPGWLKEIID, encoded by the coding sequence ATGTATATCCAGAGAAAATTAAAAAAAACATTCCAGGCCTGTATCAGACAATTTCCAGCTGTTTTGATTACCGGGCCAAGGCAGTCCGGTAAAACAACATTTTTACAGCACGAAATGAAAAATGTTGCTTATGTTACCTTCGATGACCCCTTAAACCGTGATTTTGCCCTGCAGGATGCCAATGGATTTCTGGACCAGTTTAATGGAAAAACTGTGATTCTTGATGAAATACAATATGTTCCTGAAATTCTGCAATATATAAAGATAAGGATAGACAAGAACAGAAACCCCGGCACGTGGATCATGACCGGTTCCCAGCAGTTTCACCTGATGAAGAATGTCAGCGAAACGCTTGCCGGCAGAATTGCTATCCTTGAACTACCTCCATTCTGTTTGAACGAGGGCAATGGCCGGGCAAGGCGACTTGAAGATATCTTATGGACGGGGCTCTTTCCTGAACCGGTATGTTATCCTCAAAAGCGCGATTTATGGGTTAAGTCATATATTCAAACCTATCTGGAAAGGGACATACGTCAGTTTGAGAATATCCGTAATTTTCGTTCTTTTGAAATGTTTGTAAACTTGTGCGCTGCTTTTCATTCTCAGGAATTCCATCCCGCGGATCTTGCAAGGGATTGCGGTGTCAGTCAGCCAACCATTAAATCATGGACTAAAATACTTGAAGCAAGCTACCTTTCCATAATGCTCCCGCCATTTTTCAAGAATTTAGGCAAACGGCTGGTAAAAACATCCAGATTTTACTTTAACGACCCGTCTCTTGTATGCTACCTGACCCGGCAGCCATCAGCACAGGCAGCGCTCAGTGGAAGTATGGGAGGGGCGCTCTTTGAGGGTTTGATTATAAGCGAAGTCTGGAAGGCTTTTTTTAATTGCGGGAAAAGACCCTCAGCCTTTTTCTGGAGGTCCCAGGGCGGGCTTGAAGTTGATCTGATTATTCAGGCAAAGGGGAAACTATGGCCGATAGAAATAAAGCTGACTTCAACCCCTTCATTCAACCATGTAAAAGGACTTAACCGCTTTAAAGAGATTGCCGGCAACGATGCTTCACAACAGGGGGTAATTGTGTGCAGGATTGATAAAACAAGGAATTTGCCCGGAGAAAATATCGCGCTTCCATGGTCTGTTTTCCCAGGGTGGCTGAAAGAAATTATTGATTAA
- a CDS encoding glycosyltransferase, which produces MKKRLLIAQVEPPQKLEGGDYFYRAHAPGIAMAQEKEVYVINLTNAHRKKFEIMAKADILILNSVCDPDLLPVIAKRKSEGMLTVYEIGDDFDALESWNPVYFFYKNKENLALVYRLANYCDAIQVTCQELKKCYGHLNINCEVFPNQILHVPSERPQKETPNLVLGWAGSHGHIEDIAEIAGCLINWVMTQPNVSLSLMCSEPIWNLFDSLPQEKKKHIKPGAIDNYYDFLSEVDIGIGPMKNTPYNRSRSDVKFLEYAVSGVVPVMQRLEPYIGSVDHGKTGFLYASPDELIEILNSLVNNPALLNEIATAARKYVLQKRLQLKHGKDRTAFYRKELSGLKRDHARIGQSTESFEEWSKLEGAVRNNRHLELKPTRFENLLHDGLVASQLGKDRELAKQFFEEASAIDPNNYLSFLYGYSVLSDPVMSLREALERNPDSLKAWILLGEELAKRGKIKEAFGCFNSAAMVCPQYEIPLLRAAFLLEKLGEKSQAENLYDKAAKLTIN; this is translated from the coding sequence ATGAAAAAACGATTACTGATTGCGCAAGTTGAACCGCCACAAAAATTAGAAGGCGGGGATTATTTTTATAGGGCACACGCTCCTGGAATAGCTATGGCCCAAGAGAAAGAGGTATATGTTATCAATCTCACAAATGCTCACAGGAAAAAATTTGAGATAATGGCAAAGGCTGATATCCTGATTCTGAACAGTGTCTGCGATCCTGACCTTCTGCCGGTAATCGCAAAGAGAAAATCAGAAGGAATGCTTACTGTCTATGAAATAGGAGATGATTTTGATGCCTTGGAGTCATGGAATCCAGTCTATTTTTTTTACAAAAATAAAGAAAATCTGGCCCTGGTTTACCGACTGGCAAATTATTGTGATGCCATTCAGGTTACATGCCAGGAGTTAAAAAAATGCTATGGTCACTTAAATATTAATTGTGAGGTTTTCCCCAATCAGATCCTGCATGTACCATCTGAAAGGCCCCAAAAAGAGACTCCAAATCTTGTTTTAGGCTGGGCCGGGTCTCATGGTCACATTGAAGATATTGCTGAAATAGCGGGTTGTCTTATCAATTGGGTCATGACACAGCCCAATGTATCATTATCTCTTATGTGTTCAGAACCCATCTGGAACCTATTTGATTCCCTGCCTCAAGAGAAAAAAAAGCATATAAAGCCTGGCGCAATAGATAATTACTACGATTTCCTGTCAGAGGTTGATATCGGTATCGGCCCTATGAAAAACACCCCCTATAATCGCTCCCGTTCCGACGTAAAATTCCTGGAGTATGCTGTTTCAGGTGTCGTTCCTGTTATGCAGCGGCTGGAGCCATACATTGGCTCAGTTGACCATGGAAAGACCGGTTTCCTCTATGCCAGCCCAGATGAATTGATAGAAATTTTAAATAGCTTGGTAAACAACCCGGCTCTTTTAAATGAAATAGCAACCGCTGCAAGGAAATATGTTCTCCAGAAACGTTTACAGCTTAAACATGGCAAAGACAGGACCGCTTTTTATAGAAAAGAACTCTCCGGATTAAAAAGAGATCATGCACGGATTGGACAATCCACGGAATCTTTTGAAGAGTGGTCTAAGCTCGAAGGGGCTGTCAGAAATAATAGACATTTGGAACTGAAACCAACAAGATTCGAAAACCTGCTCCATGATGGTCTGGTGGCTTCGCAGCTAGGAAAAGATCGAGAACTGGCCAAGCAGTTTTTTGAGGAAGCCTCTGCCATTGATCCTAATAACTACCTTTCTTTTCTATATGGATATTCAGTTTTATCAGATCCGGTTATGTCTTTGCGTGAAGCCCTTGAACGTAATCCTGATTCATTAAAGGCCTGGATTTTGCTCGGTGAAGAGCTTGCAAAAAGGGGAAAAATCAAGGAGGCTTTTGGGTGCTTTAACTCCGCAGCCATGGTCTGTCCTCAATATGAAATCCCGCTTCTAAGAGCCGCCTTCTTATTGGAAAAACTTGGGGAAAAATCGCAAGCTGAAAACCTTTATGATAAAGCCGCAAAATTGACGATTAATTAA
- a CDS encoding glycosyltransferase: MGRKVFMFIQPTGLMDTDMVQGFTKLNIDLHTEIIKIRKTAEGHTAQLFSSKNITRILDTFKPEMIFSFNGFGLDNEGNLSHEYAKRGIPFVTWFVDKPRKVDFKNSYVKSNSYMFVFDRSYMALLKELDFDNIFYLPLATNPDRFRPLNDTAKEKNICFIGDSDYKTIRYLAANIDNMLGDSSDIFFEAVETAINKQGESVGVATRGVLKDVMNSFSIDFEAFPDIIKDMLEGFVEREASLRLRFEVIGRLARSFELVVHGDEIWTKIVGSGWKGKVNYFDDAVVRVYNRHAVHINISKFQLTQAVNQRPFDVSACESLLLTDERNDLRDLFAHDEIASYKNIEDLIYKAGYFLNNDVERKEMAKRARSRVLACHTYSHRADEIFRTVLS; the protein is encoded by the coding sequence ATGGGTAGAAAAGTATTTATGTTCATACAGCCGACTGGACTAATGGACACAGATATGGTTCAAGGATTTACTAAGCTTAATATAGACTTGCATACAGAGATTATAAAAATTAGAAAAACCGCCGAAGGTCATACTGCTCAACTTTTCTCAAGTAAAAATATTACCAGGATACTTGATACTTTCAAGCCGGAAATGATTTTTAGCTTTAATGGATTCGGGTTAGACAATGAAGGCAATCTATCCCATGAGTATGCCAAAAGAGGGATACCTTTTGTCACCTGGTTTGTGGATAAACCAAGGAAAGTCGATTTCAAAAATAGTTATGTGAAATCGAATTCTTATATGTTTGTATTTGACAGGTCATATATGGCTTTATTGAAGGAGCTCGATTTTGATAATATTTTTTATCTCCCTTTAGCGACAAACCCTGATCGATTTAGACCTTTGAATGACACTGCCAAAGAGAAAAATATTTGTTTTATCGGGGACTCCGATTATAAGACGATTAGATATTTAGCGGCAAATATTGATAATATGCTTGGAGATTCAAGCGATATTTTCTTTGAAGCTGTGGAAACTGCCATTAACAAACAAGGAGAGTCTGTCGGTGTCGCCACCCGTGGTGTTTTGAAAGATGTCATGAACTCGTTTAGTATTGATTTTGAGGCTTTCCCTGACATTATCAAAGATATGTTGGAAGGCTTTGTTGAGAGGGAAGCAAGTCTGAGATTGAGGTTTGAAGTAATAGGCAGGTTGGCCAGGTCATTTGAGCTTGTTGTGCATGGGGATGAAATCTGGACAAAAATAGTGGGTAGTGGTTGGAAGGGAAAAGTCAACTATTTTGACGATGCTGTCGTAAGAGTATACAACAGGCATGCTGTTCATATAAATATATCTAAATTTCAACTAACACAAGCTGTCAACCAGAGACCTTTTGACGTTTCAGCCTGTGAAAGTTTATTGCTGACGGATGAAAGAAACGATCTAAGGGATTTATTTGCCCATGATGAAATTGCATCATACAAAAACATAGAAGACCTTATTTATAAAGCTGGCTACTTCTTAAATAATGATGTTGAAAGAAAGGAGATGGCCAAAAGAGCTCGAAGCAGGGTTCTTGCTTGCCACACATATTCTCACAGGGCGGATGAGATCTTCCGAACAGTGTTGTCATGA